Proteins encoded together in one Oxalobacteraceae sp. CFBP 8761 window:
- a CDS encoding DUF2157 domain-containing protein, protein MLSMRLAVLELARRHHFPANTYASLLHSASREGIGIAAKVSLQQAVYLVALLFAGLGVIFFVAANWITENPFPMFFGLELALVTAAVWAARSIRRRTPLTLLGFLVIGALLAFFGQHYQSGADLWQMFAGWAALGVPLALAARSDAIWCAWLIVAMTGVTVWWRHLGLWQHDNHLTGTNLLTFVLMFSMSYALFKPSQRYTGAGIWSFNLAILCSTVFVTTAGIASLFHDASDIYIAALLAVAYATGLGILHQLFDIRALSICALGMGLLIVGGFTKMGFEFNSLLVVFCISALAALVVLGITVSLILELHRARLVEDKS, encoded by the coding sequence ATGTTAAGCATGCGCTTGGCTGTTCTAGAACTCGCCAGACGACACCATTTTCCGGCGAATACCTACGCTTCATTGCTCCACAGCGCGTCACGTGAAGGCATTGGTATCGCAGCCAAAGTGTCACTACAACAGGCGGTGTATCTTGTCGCGCTTCTGTTTGCCGGACTGGGCGTCATTTTTTTTGTCGCGGCCAACTGGATAACCGAAAACCCGTTTCCCATGTTCTTCGGGCTGGAGTTGGCCCTCGTCACCGCAGCCGTGTGGGCAGCTCGCAGTATCCGACGTCGAACGCCCCTGACGCTACTTGGATTTCTGGTCATCGGCGCGTTGCTGGCGTTCTTTGGCCAGCACTATCAGTCCGGGGCCGACTTGTGGCAAATGTTTGCAGGGTGGGCAGCACTGGGGGTACCGCTTGCTTTGGCCGCGCGTTCTGATGCCATATGGTGCGCTTGGCTCATCGTTGCGATGACGGGCGTGACAGTATGGTGGCGACACCTGGGCCTCTGGCAGCATGATAACCATCTGACCGGCACCAATCTTCTGACGTTTGTGCTCATGTTCAGCATGTCATATGCGCTGTTCAAGCCATCACAGCGTTATACCGGTGCCGGGATTTGGTCTTTCAACCTGGCGATTCTGTGTTCCACGGTATTCGTCACGACAGCTGGCATTGCCAGTCTTTTTCATGATGCCAGCGACATTTATATAGCTGCGCTACTCGCCGTCGCCTACGCGACTGGTCTTGGCATATTGCATCAGTTATTCGACATTCGCGCACTCAGTATTTGCGCGCTTGGCATGGGTTTGCTGATCGTTGGCGGATTCACCAAGATGGGTTTTGAATTCAACTCACTCCTCGTTGTTTTCTGCATCAGTGCGCTTGCAGCACTCGTCGTATTGGGAATTACCGTGTCGCTGATCCTCGAGCTACATCGCGCCCGTTTGGTGGAGGATAAATCATGA
- a CDS encoding acyloxyacyl hydrolase, whose protein sequence is MFTLKKISMLALASAALCAPAAFAQSTVGNGYIDSVSFEYGTNPQQRMGRVAIQSDWDKQWFAGNGRHLSGYFETNLALWRLNSYENVRGRNKNIGVLGFTPVFRYQNDNKLGLYGEIGIGLNLLSTLYKNEDKELSTAFQFGDHIGVGYTTAKWDFGLKYQHYSNGSIKSPNAGANWLVAKAAYRF, encoded by the coding sequence ATGTTCACTCTCAAAAAAATCAGCATGCTGGCGCTGGCCAGCGCCGCGCTGTGCGCGCCTGCCGCGTTCGCCCAGTCCACCGTGGGCAACGGCTACATCGATTCCGTATCGTTCGAATACGGCACCAATCCGCAGCAGCGCATGGGCCGTGTCGCGATCCAGTCGGACTGGGACAAGCAATGGTTCGCAGGCAATGGCCGTCATCTGTCAGGTTACTTTGAAACGAACCTGGCCTTGTGGCGCCTGAACTCGTACGAGAACGTCCGCGGTCGCAACAAGAACATCGGCGTGCTGGGCTTTACCCCGGTGTTCCGCTACCAGAACGACAACAAGCTGGGCCTGTATGGCGAAATCGGCATCGGCCTGAACCTGCTGTCGACGCTGTACAAGAATGAAGACAAGGAACTGTCGACCGCGTTCCAGTTCGGCGACCATATCGGCGTGGGCTACACCACCGCCAAGTGGGACTTCGGCCTGAAATACCAGCACTACTCGAACGGCAGCATCAAGAGCCCGAACGCCGGCGCCAACTGGCTTGTCGCCAAGGCAGCCTACCGCTTCTGA
- a CDS encoding DHA2 family efflux MFS transporter permease subunit, translating to MTPSPTLKRYLPWLVAIALFMEQLDATIVNTAIPSIAASLGVTPLSLKSVVTSYILGLAVGIPLSGWMADRFGTRRVFFTAIAIFTFASVLCGLSVDARMMTGARLLQGLGGAMMIPIGRLAIVRTFPKNELLGAMNFVIIPALIGPLLGPTIGGLIVHWTSWRVIFFVNIPVGLIALYFVWRHMPDYRSEQRRPLDVAGLLLFSSGTALLSWVLEVFGEHTLDGITAGLLFLLALGLLGAYAWHACRTKFPLLRLTLLKVRTFRIAVLGGFVTRLGVGGLPFLLPLLYQLGLGMPAWQSGLMMMPSALAAMGMKLFAPRLLARFGYRQVLLANTIMIGVTIAMFTLVDAGSPLIMIVCISLMLGFFNSLQFSSMNTLAYADIEPADSSMASTISSSLQQLSMSFGLAAGSIVTAWFLGDVSQTNGGQVTQAIHHGFMALAILTLFSSLVFWRLRRDDGDSISQSRGVAKTVEPVTVTGQ from the coding sequence TTGACTCCTTCGCCCACCCTCAAACGCTACCTCCCCTGGCTCGTCGCCATCGCCCTGTTCATGGAACAGCTGGACGCGACCATCGTCAACACTGCCATCCCCAGCATCGCCGCCAGTCTCGGCGTCACACCGCTCAGTCTCAAATCCGTTGTCACCAGCTATATCCTGGGCCTGGCTGTCGGTATTCCACTCAGTGGCTGGATGGCCGATCGCTTCGGTACGCGGCGCGTATTTTTTACGGCGATCGCGATCTTCACCTTTGCATCCGTGTTGTGCGGCTTGTCGGTCGATGCGCGGATGATGACGGGCGCGCGCCTGCTGCAGGGCTTGGGTGGCGCGATGATGATTCCGATCGGGCGCCTGGCAATCGTGCGCACGTTCCCCAAGAATGAGTTGCTGGGTGCGATGAACTTCGTGATCATCCCGGCGCTGATCGGGCCGTTGCTGGGCCCAACGATCGGCGGGCTGATCGTGCACTGGACGTCATGGCGCGTGATCTTCTTCGTCAATATCCCGGTGGGCCTGATCGCGCTGTACTTTGTGTGGCGGCATATGCCGGATTACCGTTCGGAGCAGCGGCGCCCGCTCGACGTGGCCGGTCTGTTGCTGTTCAGTAGCGGCACGGCCTTGTTGTCGTGGGTGCTGGAAGTGTTTGGCGAACACACGCTCGACGGCATCACGGCCGGTCTGCTGTTCTTGCTGGCACTGGGTTTGCTCGGCGCCTACGCCTGGCACGCATGCCGCACGAAGTTTCCGTTGCTGCGCCTGACGCTGCTCAAGGTGCGTACCTTCCGCATTGCCGTGCTGGGCGGCTTCGTCACACGCCTGGGGGTGGGCGGCTTGCCGTTCCTGCTGCCGCTACTGTACCAGCTGGGCCTGGGGATGCCGGCGTGGCAGTCGGGGCTCATGATGATGCCATCGGCGCTGGCGGCAATGGGAATGAAGCTGTTCGCGCCGCGCCTGCTGGCGCGCTTCGGTTATCGCCAGGTGCTGCTGGCCAACACGATCATGATTGGCGTCACCATCGCCATGTTCACGCTGGTCGATGCCGGTTCGCCATTGATCATGATCGTGTGCATCAGCCTGATGCTGGGGTTCTTCAACTCACTGCAGTTTTCGAGCATGAACACGCTGGCCTACGCCGATATCGAACCGGCGGACTCAAGCATGGCGAGCACGATCTCGAGTTCGCTGCAGCAATTGTCGATGAGCTTTGGCCTGGCCGCTGGATCGATTGTCACCGCCTGGTTCCTTGGTGACGTGTCCCAGACCAATGGGGGTCAGGTGACGCAAGCAATACACCACGGGTTCATGGCGCTGGCGATACTGACGCTGTTCTCTTCCCTGGTGTTCTGGCGCCTGCGCCGCGATGATGGCGACAGCATCAGCCAGAGCCGCGGCGTGGCCAAGACGGTCGAACCGGTAACGGTGACGGGGCAGTGA
- a CDS encoding suppressor of fused domain protein, which yields MQRQPESVVLPHDPVGEHIAAHLGAPAMFFHETDGGAVQVDIHVIGPTADFPYVRLVTSGMSKRPMTTPEGAPPFAELMMTLPANWQLDEASIKEERWYWPVALMRHLAHYPHHQGTWIGLGHALPNGAPPKPYVDGVGFCGAILLPPVSAPEPFHSVTVEGKDIYFHCVVPLFKEELDLARHQGFAALIDKFNDKDVTDVVDPARKNTVKKKFLGLF from the coding sequence ATGCAGCGCCAACCCGAATCCGTCGTGCTGCCGCATGACCCGGTCGGCGAGCACATTGCCGCGCACCTGGGCGCCCCCGCGATGTTCTTCCACGAGACCGATGGCGGCGCCGTCCAGGTTGACATCCACGTGATCGGACCAACCGCCGACTTCCCCTACGTGCGCCTGGTAACCTCGGGAATGAGCAAGCGTCCGATGACAACGCCAGAGGGCGCGCCGCCGTTCGCTGAACTCATGATGACCTTGCCGGCAAACTGGCAGCTCGACGAAGCGTCGATCAAGGAAGAGCGCTGGTACTGGCCGGTGGCCCTGATGCGCCACCTGGCGCACTATCCGCACCACCAGGGCACCTGGATCGGCCTGGGCCATGCGCTGCCCAACGGCGCCCCGCCCAAGCCCTACGTCGATGGCGTGGGCTTCTGCGGCGCCATTCTGCTGCCGCCGGTATCGGCGCCGGAACCATTTCATTCGGTGACGGTCGAAGGCAAGGACATCTACTTCCACTGCGTCGTGCCACTGTTCAAGGAAGAACTGGATCTGGCGCGGCACCAGGGGTTTGCCGCCCTGATCGACAAGTTCAACGACAAGGACGTGACCGATGTCGTCGACCCGGCACGCAAGAACACGGTCAAGAAAAAATTCCTCGGCCTGTTCTAG
- a CDS encoding SMI1/KNR4 family protein: protein MERPAPSREDIVEFEQAFGVSLPPGLSFLLQASNGGHPEFDAVGGPDGHYAINCFYHLIASDKGTKSIWYAMTHWRPILGDHAVPFANTGGGDQFFIDLSNNPPSVKLCRHDEGMRLIEVAPSFEVFIDELSFDPDMI from the coding sequence GTGGAGCGCCCGGCACCCTCAAGAGAAGACATTGTTGAATTTGAACAAGCTTTTGGAGTGTCGCTGCCGCCCGGACTGTCTTTTCTTTTGCAAGCTTCGAACGGAGGTCATCCTGAATTCGACGCCGTTGGCGGCCCGGATGGACATTATGCAATCAATTGCTTTTACCATCTCATCGCGAGTGACAAAGGAACGAAAAGCATATGGTATGCAATGACACATTGGCGCCCGATTTTGGGCGATCATGCTGTTCCATTCGCCAACACTGGCGGTGGCGACCAATTTTTTATCGACCTGTCAAATAATCCTCCGAGTGTAAAGCTATGCCGACACGATGAAGGAATGCGGTTAATTGAGGTCGCGCCTTCCTTTGAAGTTTTTATTGACGAACTCAGTTTCGATCCCGATATGATCTGA
- a CDS encoding GDYXXLXY domain-containing protein → MSQDLARALQDAIASGLIEAPPKDTGEASRPWPVVIMTALMTALAAIPLCGVLVMLFLEDAQGWQPVVVGSITLACAIGILAARPTALFLEYAAAAFMASSLILLYFNPLHRGPELLPGLVAVASSCLVPQRWIRALLAAAAVWLLGARFDGNMQYITSFIPLPAWYGSCFAWLTAHVLLQQTERAGSYLAAEIIESILIGSGLMIIVMLTYSSGPTFLLSGSVFFHAWMDGGTGLGNFLILPPVISVCTAAGSCLWLAGKANTSYRPWLLFATIPVSVLSYFALPLGAIILMGIVNFLFYRKHLALVSCVAGLWTAGSLYYRLDWPLLYKAFLLFGIGVTLVFSNRLLNRESQGNPISPVDIPAARWKQWALVVPVSVIVIAINVKIWDNELLIRQGTTIFVALEPVDPRSLMQGDYMRLRFILPAEVEDSTQASGLAVAKRGANGVAVVTHWRVGIDKPKPDEVLIKVVRRGNRNVLVTDAWYFKEGDGSRWSSAKYGEFHIDEQGEAILVGLRGPALETISEDEPGTGQRFCEHLII, encoded by the coding sequence ATGAGTCAGGATTTGGCACGTGCGCTTCAGGACGCCATCGCCTCAGGACTGATCGAGGCACCACCCAAGGACACTGGAGAAGCATCCCGACCTTGGCCTGTTGTCATCATGACTGCGCTGATGACTGCGCTCGCAGCCATCCCGCTGTGCGGCGTGTTAGTGATGCTGTTTCTTGAAGATGCACAGGGTTGGCAGCCGGTTGTCGTTGGTAGCATCACGCTTGCATGCGCCATCGGCATTCTGGCTGCCCGCCCCACTGCGCTTTTTCTCGAGTATGCGGCGGCGGCCTTTATGGCAAGCAGTCTGATTCTTCTTTATTTCAATCCGCTTCACAGAGGTCCAGAGCTGTTACCAGGCCTCGTAGCCGTTGCATCCAGTTGCCTTGTTCCGCAACGATGGATACGCGCCTTATTGGCAGCTGCAGCAGTATGGCTATTAGGCGCAAGGTTTGACGGCAACATGCAGTACATCACGTCTTTCATACCTTTGCCTGCCTGGTATGGGTCCTGTTTTGCGTGGCTGACTGCACACGTCTTGTTGCAACAGACCGAGCGTGCTGGCAGCTATCTGGCGGCAGAGATCATCGAATCCATCCTGATCGGATCTGGCTTGATGATCATTGTGATGCTGACCTACTCTTCTGGCCCCACGTTTCTGCTTAGTGGTTCTGTGTTCTTTCATGCATGGATGGACGGAGGAACTGGTTTGGGAAATTTTCTCATCCTTCCTCCAGTAATCTCGGTCTGCACTGCAGCAGGGTCCTGTCTGTGGTTAGCGGGAAAAGCAAACACGTCCTACCGCCCCTGGTTGCTATTTGCCACGATACCGGTTTCAGTACTCAGCTATTTCGCCTTGCCGCTGGGAGCCATCATCCTTATGGGAATCGTCAACTTTCTGTTCTATCGAAAGCACCTTGCGCTTGTGTCCTGTGTTGCCGGGTTGTGGACGGCAGGATCGCTGTATTACAGGCTCGACTGGCCCCTGCTCTACAAAGCTTTTCTTCTATTTGGTATCGGTGTGACCTTAGTTTTTAGCAATCGGCTATTGAACCGGGAGAGTCAGGGGAACCCTATTTCACCAGTCGATATACCTGCGGCCCGGTGGAAGCAATGGGCGCTTGTGGTCCCAGTCAGTGTGATCGTCATCGCAATCAATGTCAAAATCTGGGATAACGAACTGCTAATCCGCCAAGGCACGACGATCTTTGTGGCATTAGAACCGGTGGATCCTCGCTCATTGATGCAGGGTGACTATATGAGGCTCAGATTCATTCTGCCTGCGGAAGTCGAAGACTCAACACAAGCCTCCGGCCTGGCGGTTGCAAAACGCGGTGCAAACGGCGTGGCAGTCGTCACGCATTGGCGTGTTGGGATCGACAAACCGAAGCCGGATGAGGTATTGATTAAGGTAGTGCGGCGAGGTAACAGGAATGTCCTTGTTACGGACGCCTGGTATTTCAAAGAAGGCGATGGGAGTCGTTGGAGCAGTGCGAAATATGGAGAGTTTCACATTGATGAACAAGGAGAGGCAATCCTAGTAGGACTTCGTGGACCGGCATTGGAAACCATATCGGAGGACGAACCTGGCACGGGACAGCGNTTTTGTGAACATTTGATAATTTAA